TTAAGATAACTATTCAGTGCTATTTAGCATATTTTTTTAAGATtataaattagatttttttcctTACAAATTGTAACCATtactgtaataaaataaataatatgagaGTGAAACCAATTCATAATAAACTTCAGCTATGATGAAGAATTATTTTGCAGCAATAACGGTGGTTATAAAACCCAGGACCGAGTTTGAATGACCAAATAATCTATTTATTCATATAATGGCAGATCCATGATTTCTTGACAAACCAAATAAGCAAATATATATAGAAACTTCTATATTTCCCACAAAGTCTAATATCTTGCTGAGGCTCCTCTAAACACACTTGTCGGATTCATTTAACTCAAGTTTGACCTCATCCGAAAGCTGTGAGACTTTAAATGAGATGTTTAGGAACTAAAATAACAACTAAATTGTGTCCATTACCTCCTCGTTTATGTCCAGTCCTCTTCCCTTGAAGTGTCTCCTATCGTCTCGGTGCAGTCTCATATCGTAACCTTCCGCCTGGTGGAACACTCGGTCGTACGTGGAGACCTCTGGGACCTATAGACAGAGGGATggaggtcgaggaggaggagggggttgtGCCACTTTGCAGGAAGAGCAGGAGGTGGTGATGAAACCGAAAGCAccgataataaaaaaaaaacagtgcaacaaattatataataattatattattatcttaatattttttacttcattatATTTCCTAATAAAGCACCAAGATTAGTTATTCTTGTCTGGGTTCTAATGCAAGCGAAGAGAAGTTGTTAATGGGTTACATATTGATATTATTCTGTAGGTTCTGTGGATTTATCATGGAAGGTAAACGTATAGAGAGCATCCCCTGATCAGTGCTCGGCACCAACTTTTAAAAgtggttgccaggcaaccacgCAACAAGGCATTAGCTATCGATTGCTGAAACTGTAAATTTGGTTGGCAGTTTTCAGACCAAAACACTGCCGTAATacgtgagaaaaaaaatacgccgactttttgttgttacatttgaaatttgtttttttattggagCTGTTTGTACCTATTGTTTGATTGATCGTATAACTGAAATTGTTAAAGTGACGTAACAGTGATTTGAGATATCTACCCTTCCCAAGATCCGTATATATAAATTAAAGTTAGCTCAACAGAAAATTTGTTATGATCCCTGTTAGGCaaaactttttttctaaatatttaaaaatgaacaagcacaaaatctaaaaaataaatggctAGCTAAGCGCTAGCAGTGAGGTTAGCACGCGGGCCACATTACCGTTGGTTTTGTGTTGAAGTACGACATGTGTTTGGGGTCCTTCCGTCGCGGCGGGATGTAACTGAACGCGGACAAGGTGGAAAGCGGTTTGGTTTGAGCCTCGAGCGAAGCGTCCATCGTGTTCGGCTTGAAACTCCTCgcgaaaagtaaaagaaaaactcaGAAACCGGAATCCTCAGCTTGACGACGCCGTTGTCTGTGGTTGCTAGGAGACTGACTTTGACGTGCTGCCTTCAcgtgctctttttttaaatctggagTTTAGACTTTTAAAGTGTTAAATGTGAACTTCGTGAAACTAAGTTGTTATTTGTATGCTATATGTTTACGTCGTTATAAAGCTATGAAAGATGTTGTATCCTCTGATAACATTTCTGTAGGAGATTTTTCTGAGAATAATCTAATTAAAACGGGTTTATCTGAACGCCACGGACCTAATGGGAAACTTCCCTTTCATTGCAGGAAAGGGAAGTTCACAAAGTATCATTGAGTCAATTGTTGCACTAACTTCCCTTTCACCATCACTTATATATGAAGCTactatttttttcactttgtaagatcattttttcattttatatgtTCATAAACCAATTGCCTTACACCAAAAGTATATATTACTTAATATAAAGACAATCTGGCATTAGGAGGTGTACAGCTATTTAAGCAGATGTATCTACAGGTATGGACGTATGACCAAAGTTCTTGACCTGACCCAACCATTTCAGTTTTATAATATGTTTCCATGTCATTCTCTGTTAGCCAATACAGTTTGGAATCGTTGAGAGTCGACAATGGACTTAAATAAAGTCCTTTATGCTTCTAACCTTTGCCCATTCAAGGTCCTTCAAATGTTTCTCACAGAACCTGCTGGGTAAAGGCCATTAAACGCCATGCTTTTGTATCGAGTCTGGTTCTTTCGCAGCATGTAAAGTACTTAACTCCCCCAgcagaatacattttattagaCTTGATGGAATATCTAGCAGTGTGGAATATGTAATTCAGTTATGGCTGATGAAAAGTCCCATTTCCTCAGGATTTAGATAAACTATAAATGGGCTAACACGCCAGTGCCTCTGCAGAATGGAAAGATACCGATGGTGCACCTGAGGTTATTTCTAGTAAATTGAGAAAGTAGCTCCAAAACAACTTCTGTATAACCAGAACTTTCAATCAATAATGTTGCGGGGATCCTTGAATTtgacagttttacattttagaaaatgttcTCATTTACTTTCTTCCTAGATGGGTGAATTTTAAATATAACAACTTACTGTTACCGTAGCTTGGTACAATGGAAGAAAAGTTTACCAGTCTGAAAGTCCCTTCTATTAGGAGTTATGTGCAGAACCTTTTTTCTGTGTGATCAAAATAATCCGTTTCTGATTGTAGCTTCATATCTAACAACAAGACACAAGGGTATAGTACGGTCTTCTCATCAATTTCTCTGGTGATTTCAATTATATTTTGGACTGTGTCTTTTGATAAAAATAAGATCatgagataaataaaaaagggaaataattgTGTAATAGTTTTATTTCgtaaaacaccaaaaaacatttgaatccaTCACTTCACaacgtgagtgagtgtgtgtttatgacatAGAGGAACTTTGTTCACAAGGGGTCCCACTTGACCTCTTAGGGTACGCAAATGATattcttgtgtgtatgtgtgtgtgtgtgtgtgtcagcaagtCCCACCTGCTGTTATTGTTCTACCCTTCTACGTACTTATGAGACAGCGGCAAGAGGTGGCCGCGGAGAGGAGACCACTCACTGTGCCAGatccgaaaacacacacacacaaacacacacagaaagagccACAAAAGAGTGCAAAGAAGCAGAGATGTTGATGAAACTGCTTCAGTAGTTCAAGAGGTTTTTCAACATCAGTGACGGGATCAGAAGGGatgtgatagagagagagagagacacagacagagtgaGGGAGATGTGACACGATGCCCAcctgctttcattcatttcagaggTGGTCTCGGAGCACAGGAGTAATTACTGCTGACATTTCAGAGGGAAATATTGCGATCTGGAATCACTGCGGTGATGAAACCACCTGAAGTTTTTCAACGATGCGGCGTTATTAAAGTAATGGAAGCAATGCTACGGACCCTCTTTCTCATCCAAATATATCTTCTTCCGCTGCCTCAGACAATGTTTCATTGAAGTGGAATTAAATGTCTTCTTCATAACATTCTTTATAGAACTGAATATTTTCAGAGCTAGACGTTTTCATTAGAATAAAGCCGAGCAGCTTCAACTCTACTTGTTTATCTGACGGCGACAGAGCCTGTTTATCAGTAGctacagaaacacaaaatgtaagCATGCCGCATTTTGCACAAATTTTAGTTTACATCTGTGATATGAAACAAATATACAAAACCCACGTAATGAGGATCGCTCGTTCAAAGATCCGTGAACACAACCGAACCAGCTGACCCGGACAACATGATATTAAGATTATAACTTTTCAACAGGTGTCATTAAAGAGGACAATATTAAGGAGCAAGACATTATTGTGAAAAGGAACCAATTTGACCAATAAACTTCATCAAGGTGATGACAGGCCCCGAATATTCAATGGGTCAAAAAACTACTAAACGCTAATACATTGAGAGGAGAACCTCGCCCATGGGCCGAAGACATTCATCTCATTTATTCACGACCAAACACCACTGCGATTGTCCCTCTGAGGAGGACAGCCAGTCCATCACTGGTATCAGCCTCCCACCTGCTGGACATGACAGGAAACACATGAGCCACCACCACGAGGGAAAGAAAAGCCATATGAATAATTACCTCACATGTGCAAATatgcaacaacaataacaaaaaacagtAAGAATGATgatcagacaaaaaaaatggtGTAATTGCTTTCAATCTGAAATATGACTCATTCTTCCTTTTACACAATCTGAATTGATTAGCATTAAAACCCAGCGTTTCATTTCCAGAGGCATTGCAGCTTACTGTGGATAATGTCCCAAGAAAACATTTACTTGACAATTCAATTAATGGAAGTTATTTTACGGGCATGTTAATACAACtttattccaatttattattttgtgttaCACTGACAATTTAATCTAATATTTAGTCCAACCCTCATTAAAGTGCAGCGCGTGAATGCAGCGTGAGCCCAATCCTGACTGTTCATCAACAAGATGACATCTTTTATAATAAGAGTGGAATTCAATAACATCTCATCTGACATTCAAACAGtttttggaagtttttttttttacctaagcAGACGCATCAGTCCCATCGTGAACCAGCAGATGGCACCAGCGACACAGCCCAGGTGACCGaaggcagagagaagaggccCATGACAGAAGCGGCTGACCTTTTTCTATCTGGATTGTACTTTAGGAGTCTCTCCCTGAAGCATGAGTAACGAGCAACGAGATTTCAGTAAGCCACATGAATCACAGTCTGTTGAAATACACTAAAAATTGTGTGTCTGCCCCCCAAACGGTGTGTAACACAATCATCACAACTGACACCCTGCAGGCGACTTATTCTCGTccatgtgtgtgggtttttctgCACATGACCGCTGTCACACACGTTTCTCGGTGACCCGACGTCTGCTCGTTTCCGAAAGCTGACGGAGATCCACCGAGCGGTGACCCGGCCCCTCCCGCTACtacacctccaccccccacccccctcccactcccgcCCCCCTACGTCTCCTCCGCGCTACGGTTACGCTCCCCTCGGCTCCACTCCGAGGAGGAACCCGGTGCCCCCGGCTGATCGGTTCCAGTtacgttacccccccccctccacccccccaagATGGATGTCCGCAGATGGCTCCGCTAGCGTCCACGAGTCACCGTAGCCGTCCGTGGGTCTTCAGCGACGTTTTCGTCGGGACGGAAGTGTTTTCCTGCCACCTTCTTGTcgtttttttcggggggggatCTACTTGGGAGTAGCTGAGCTCCCGGGTTCGGGTTGTGGCAGCCATGAGCTCCGGGGAAGGAGCGGAGGAGACGACGAAGGACGCTGGCGACATAACGGCGTTCTTCAAAAGCGGTAAGCCGAATAATGAGCCGGGAGAGGTGGGGCCGGGCGCCGCGGAGAGCTGCTCCCCTTTAGGTCCAGACATTGTTCCCGAATgtgttgactgttttttttttttttttttttggaggggggggggggggcgcgtttaCATTGAATGATAGGGAGGTCTTCAGCTCACGGGCGACATAGGTGTTGTTATAAACAATGTGTACAACAATTAGAAAAGCCGAATACAGTCACGGACATATCTAAACATGGTTTATTCAACGTTAATAATGCGTTTCACCAAGTAAACGGTCGGATAGCCCAACCGGACTGTGTAGCCAGGCAACGTTAGCTAAGTCGCTATTAGCCCGAGTTCCATCGTCGGACACTCCGCTATATTTGTCACAACATGGTAGCTTTTGCTTTACTTTTCtccaaaatacatttctatgggtttttttttgttactgctTCACGGCGCTACCGAAACACTCGCTTCTTGTTGTCCTGATGGTGTGAGGTGTAAGTTTGACCCAGTAACGTTAAACGTTTGGAGAAAACATGGCAAATGTATGTTTGTCGCTCCACCTAAAGCCTAAAGATTTGGAATCAGCGCAACTGTTTATGAAAGAAATAGACAACTAAGATTGTATGGATGATTGacctttgtttaaataaaggGGAGAGACTGGGCTTTACTTGGATCAAAAGAAGAAGCAGGTCACGGTCTGTCCGATAATGCACTGGCGTTTCAACAAATAGTCCCAACATTAGCTTCGAGTGTTAGCCTGCTGGCTAGTGAATACTGAATTGGCTTTGGTGGATCCTGTCCTGGTTAGCTAAGAAATGCTAGCTAGTTTAGCGTCGCTAGCCTGCCAGTTGCCCAAGCTCGCGTCTGTCTAAACAacttatttgtgtgtgaattacaaacacagacaaagtCTTGAATTCTTTTTTCCCGTTAGCTTATTATTCTTTTTGCTTTACGTTCTGTGCTGTCAAAATAGCGCGACCGTGGCAGCTATGTAAACAATACATGGCGTGGCACACATAGCCTGGGTGTGCACTGTGCAGGCTAAGCTAGCCGTGCAACATAGCTATCAAGGCCAAAAGGCTGCCTTTTATCAATAACCCGGTTTGCTGTTTGTGATTAGCCCGCAGAATGGGGTGGACACTGATTTTACACGTGGAATCTTGCTTTTGCACATCGTTACATGTCGCACACTCGCATGCACAGATTGCTAACATTAGCCCAGTAGGCTAATTAACCAGTAAGGACTGCTACGTGAAGTCCTGACAGAGGCCTACAGACATTTCCTGGGCTGCAACAATGGCTCATAAAATGTGAATTCCAGGGGTCCGAGCAGAGATTCAGAGGGTCTTAAAAATGTCTTGTTAATCCAGCCAGCTGTATGTGCATAATGAACACGTATGTACGGATGTCATATTTTCTATTCGTTTCTGTGCCCCGATTCAGTATAACAATCGAGACCGTCCGTGCAAAGATTGACAATATAACGTTATATGTTGTAATTGAAGTTTCCTGGGATACAGTTGAATGTAACGGGGATCCATGGGGTGAATGCCCGTTCATGAGCTCATGGATGAATGTGCCAGATAACCCTCTAGCCGTGTTCAGTGACTGCGAGTAGTAAATTAGATCAAGTGCCTGATGTCATTTCTGCCAGTGTCATCATCTAACTCCCGTCTAGCTTACCGTTTAaatctattatatatattttttttaaaagtgtagCGTATGAACGGTGGTGGTTGTTCCCTAGCAGTGAAATATCTGTAAGCCATTCTAAAACAGGAAATTGTGGCATATTAGATAAAATGACAAACGGAGAATGGTGGTGCACTGCGTGTACTGTTCATGTCCCAAATCACTGTCTTGTCTTAGGCGCTGTCATGTGTAGGACCTTTGTGGTGGAAGTGATGTTTTGTTCAGTTGGAGGGGTGTAAACAAGGGGGAGAAAGCAGAGTATTGACATTCAGCCTCTGGCTCCTGTGGTTTTGTGTTTAGCAAGATAATAAGCCCAAGAGGGACGTTCAGTATTTTTATTGAGCTGATTCGATGGCTTCCTTTTCAGGGTTGTAACTCACTTACAAACACACTTTGTATGTTTTGTTGATGGAGAACAGCTGCAGCCATTCGGtctcatttttaatcaaatctgtTGCTAATTAgttgtaattaaaatgtttagatATGCTGTGTTTCTTATAACTACAAGGCCATCTGCAGAAGTCTTGGATTGCAAGTTTagaatagttgtttttttaaccaaaaaatATACTATAAATCTCCGTTTAAGAGAATCATTGACATAAATAATGATTTGCCGTTGCACATACATTTCTGTCGTGTTAGTGGGGCTACGGCCAAAAACacatctttgtctctttttaacAAAAGCACATGAAGGATCATGAATGAACATTTCATGCTAATATCTGCCGCCGGCAAATAAATCATATGAATATttgaacaataattgtcaaataaGCGCCAGGCCAATCTGTGTGTGACACATCCTCTTGATCGCCATAGCGATGGGCAGAGATGGATGTCGTGCCTCAATTCACTCGAAGCACAACACGCTTCTTACCCTAAGTACGACACTCGCCTAACCGTGTGGATGGTTTTTTTGGATCCACATTTTTGTCAACTTTGTTAACTAATTTGTCTGTTTGAAAGATATGGAAGTCGATTCAGTGATGTTCTACTCCTCCGAGCGAGTCTGGCATCAGTAGCGTGCCTATGCCACTGAGTGCAATACGGACAGCGATtgacaagaccccccccccccccactaaaagGCCCGAGTGTAGAAGGTTAACCGATGGTTCCCCACCACAAGCTGGATGGAGGGCGCGAGTGTCACGTGAGAAACTTTTCCCCTTGTATATCTGTGAATCTTGTTTTGACATGCACAGGTTTGAGTGTCTCGCCACaggcaatgccccccccccgccctccgtcCTCCCCAGCTCCATTCTCCTCTTTTTCCAGCCATATGTATTTGGTCTCCTTTTCTTTACCATGTCCCCCCCCTTTGTTTTCTCCCCTACTCCCTGtctgctgtctgtgtgttcATTAGCCAACTCTTTCATTCTTGTTGCGTCGTGTTGGGCCTCATTGTTGGGCCTAATGCAAAATgacatctaataaaaaaaaatatctttttaaatagcgcttccctccgtctctctcccctGTCTTCCAGACAGGAAATAATACCGAGGCCTCAGAGCTCTGAGACGGGGAGTTTTGTTGTGGCACGTTGTCAATCACCAGGTTTTTTTCCACACTAAACATATCTTTGACTCCAGCGGTGACTAAGAGGCAGATTTAGTGTTGATTTCATACCGTTGTTACTTGTCGGGCACTTGTTTGAAAAGGACACACTGCCGGGCCTTCATGAATGAACATTTAGAGGCTGCAACACGCCGTTCGTTCACAAGGTCGGTCTGTCCGTGCGTTTGAATGAGCATCGGTGTGTACGTGCGTTTGTGCAGGAAAGGGTAGTGATACAGGCGAGCAGTGGGGGGGGAAATCTGATCCAGAGCTTACATTTATGACTCAGGCCCATTCACCCaggatgagacacacacacacacacactcagaggctAATGGATATTGATCCAGGAGATGGAGACTGATTGAGGTCCCTCATTTAAGGTTTCCTCCAGGCTTAAAGCCGGCAAGTCAAACAGAGCCGAGGCGGAAGCCGGATGCTGTACAAAGCagatttctctcctcttcccatGCTCCTGGGATGGAAGTAAACTACAGTGGTGCATCTTAAATCATTGCATACAAAACGTCTGAAGGTTGGGCGTGTtgtcactttttttcctttcttgccaacagatttgtttttttttgtttttttttgcttgtttacTGTGACAGGTTGTTCAGAACTTGTAATCACAGAGAAACAGCTGGTTCTACATCCTGACTTTCAGCGTTTAGTATAAACCACACCCCCAAAACACAGGATGCAACATTTCCCACAGTGCAACTTGACGGCACTCGATCGCGTCATCCGTTCTTGTTTGTTTCTGTCCCCTCAGATTCCGAGAAGATAGCTGCAGTACAAATCAGAGCAGTACCCTTTAACAGTAAATCACACCAAATCTTCTAGACCCCAGAAGTTTAATGATTTTGAATTTGGACTTGGCTGCTAAATATCTATGCGGGAGGCCATGTAACTATATATGTGTTGCGATGTAAATAGTCTCAAAATTCGGAGGAATTGAGGTATGAATTGCTGGAGAACCTGAAAAGTCAAATTACTttaatctctaaaaatgtatcGAGCAGTTCTGCTTTCGCGATTGTCCACAATTTTTGGATACACCCAGATATATTCGACTGAGAGATATACGAGGATTCATCGATCTAATACTGCAAAGTGCTATTGGCTCAGGCGTTTTAGTTATCAGGCGGGTACCGAGAGGACCTCCATCGATAAatcctcatttctttttttggcaaCAGACGAGCAGAATTCACTTGCATAAAAGGTTCCCGCGCTCAGTAATCGGTGCATCAGAAAGACAAATTCTCGGGCTGAGTAATCAGGGTGACTGTTGTCGACAATCGGGCGTCATGTGGAGCGCCGTGCGAGTAGCTCTGTGCCAGGCAGCCGCCGTCGGGCCTGAATTTCCCTTTCACGTTTACCCACACGAGCGCTTCCTCTGATTCGCCTGTTTCCCgctgtctcctccacctcgtcTTCTCCCTGTCTTTGTATTGTTAGGGTCACGGCATACTACATTTACACCCACAGCGAGCGACATTTGTACTTGCGcccgcacacatacacacacacatgctcggcTGCAGCATATCGggcacctcacacacacacacacacacatctatgcaactgtacttttgtgcaatagaGAAGAGTGAATACATTAAATGGAAGCCAGACGGAGGGAAAGATGATAGTTATGATGGTTTTTTTTAGCCTTTTATATAGCCAGGCAACTTCAATCAAGGGCAAATGGGTGGCTGGGTAAAAAGCTTTTGGAAAAAGGAGCTGGAGATTAAGCTAAAGCACGAGGATGAAAACACTACCAGAGCTGTCCCCTTTATTGTGGCATTAAAATGTGGTGTTTTAGTTCGAAAGGCATTCATCCATCaaacaaagcacaaacacaTGGTAACAAGATGAGCAGCGCAGCCTCGGCCACTTTCAGAACTTCTGTCATACCAGCAGAAATATGCTGAAATCATTGGCAGGTTGGTGAAgaataaataattcaaactgCTCTCATTTCCCATGAGTAGTTGTGTCAACACATAATCTTTCTCATCCGTAGTAACAGGTGCAGTTGCATTAATTTTTAAAGGCAGATTACCGCTAGCCGAGTTAAGCCCCGACCGCCAAAAAAATCCCCTGAGGTCAGTGCGAGTGGGAGGATCGTGTTCCTTCTCTTGTTCGAGTTATCATCTGTTGAAGGCCGCGGCAGTGCGATCAAAGTTGTTGTTAATCATTAGCATTCAAACACCGAGTTGCCGGTGTCTCTCGGTTCAATGAGAAGAGTGACACAGCAAGATCCGGATTGGTGCACGAAGCCCGTAGGACGCGCTTGATTCAAAACGACAGAAACCGCCCATTCGTAAAGCTTGGCGTCATTTTTGGAACCCGTCCTGCTCTCAGACCTCGACCAACGGCGCCATTCTCACACCGAGCATAGGGGAAACGAGGCAGCACCTATTTAAATCATTTCCCCTTTCACACAAGTGGCATCGTGGACATTCGTTTCTGACCCGAGCCTGAAGTCACGTTCACTCCTAGTGCCTGTGGTTCTGGCATCCATGACAGAAATACTGAAGATGCTTAATGCTCCGTGGAGACGAGGAGAGCGGCGGTCAGGTGATCGTTTTCTGTGGATTTAACACCACCTGTAATCCAGCTCAAACACAGCCACTCCCAATCCTCTGTAGCATGAAGGTATTGATGATGGCACTTTTAAATGCTACGCCATGCAGGACTTTTCttggaaaatattttgttaGACAATTTCTGTGGTAAACTTGATGCAGAGCTGCTTTATTTTGCTTAACGCCTTTGTTGGTGATCTGCGTATCATTTCACAGGCTCGTGAGGACCGGTCATCCGGGCCAGGTTTACTTTGGCATTACGTTATATTTGTGTGTCCACAGTTTGGACTTCCCCCGCATACTTTTCATCATATTCTTTCTAAAGTTGTTGAATTGATGTAGTGCGGTGAGGCCAGAGGTGCATTTCTCAT
This genomic interval from Pungitius pungitius chromosome 17, fPunPun2.1, whole genome shotgun sequence contains the following:
- the cfap90 gene encoding cilia- and flagella-associated protein 90, which produces MDASLEAQTKPLSTLSAFSYIPPRRKDPKHMSYFNTKPTVPEVSTYDRVFHQAEGYDMRLHRDDRRHFKGRGLDINEEEKSRAVPVCSSAEHGRRPVPALWQTGRQYARVAHINAEFFRKNGILWNVEEGFGSVAPDLKA